CGGCCTCGATGTCCTGCTCGACATCGACACGCACGGCGCCCGGCAGCTGCGCCAGCGGTACCCCGAAGCGGTCTCGATCTTCATCATGGCGCCGTCCATGAAGGAGCTCGAGGCGCGGCTCCGGGAGCGCAACAGCGACGCCCCGGTCGAGATCGCCCGCCGGCTCACCCGGGCGCGCGAGGAGATCTCGGCCTGGCGGCAGTACGACTACCTGGTCATCAATCGCGACGTGAAGGAGGCCGTGGACCAGCTCGCCACCGTCATTCAGGCGGAGCGCTGGCGCACGAGCCGGCTGACTCTCAAATTTCCCGACGTGGAGGTTCCAGAGTAATGGCATTCCCCTCGCTCGAGCAGTCCCTGAACAAGGTGTCAAATCGCTACCTGCTGGTGGTCCTGGCGGCCAAGCGCGCGCGCCAGCTCAACCGCGGCGCGGCGGCGCAGGTCGAGACCAAGCACAAGAAGCCGACCTGCACGGCCCTCGAGGAGATCGCCGAGGCCAAGATCAGCTACCGCGTCCGTGAAGAGGACGCCCCGAAGGAGTAGGCGGCCGTGACGCTCGCGGGCAAGCAGGTCATTCTCGGCATCACGGGCAGCATCGCCGCCTACAAGGCGGTGCTGCTGCTGCGTGAGCTGACCGCCCGCGGCGCCGAGGTGTCCGTGGTCATGACGGCCGGCGCCGAGCACTTCGTCGCCCCCCTCACCTTCCGGACGCTGTCGGGCCGGCCGGTGCTGTCGAACCTCTTCGACCCGCAGAGCGACGACGCGGTCGAGCACGTGGCGCTCGCCGAGCGTGCGCATGCATTCGTCGTGGCGCCGGCCACGGCCAATGTCCTGGCCAAGGCCGCCCACGGCATCGCCGACGACTTCCTCACCACGCTCCTGCTGGCGGCCCGGTGCCCCGTTCTCATGGCCCCCGCCATGGACGGCGGCATGTGGGACCACGCCGCCGTGCAGGCCAACGTCGCCACGCTGCGCGAGCGTGGCGTGAGCGTCCTCGAGCCCGAAGCAGGCGCGCTCGCCTCGGGGTGGAGCGGCAGAGGCCGGCTGCCCGAGATCGAGACGATCGTCGAAGAAGTCGAGCGCCTGCTCACGCCCGTCCGCGACCTCCGCGGCGAGCGCGTGCTCGTCACCTCGGGGCCGACCCGCGAGCCCATCGATCCCGTGCGCTACCTCTCGAACCGCTCCTCGGGCAAGATGGGCCACGCCGTCGCAGCCGCGGCGCTCCGGCGCGGCGCGGAGGTCGTGCTGATCTCGGGGCCGACGGCGCTCAAGCCGCCCGCGGGCGCCGTCTACGTCCCCGTGCAGACGGCCGAGGAGATGCGCGAGGCCGCGCTCCAGCACCTCGGTACCGCGACCGTCGTCATCAAGGCCGCCGCCGTCGCCGACTACCGCGTGGAGCGGCCGAGCGCGACCAAGATCAAGTCCGGCGGCAAGCGCGACGGGTGGAGCCTCGATCTCGTGCCGAACCCCGACATCCTGAAGGAACTGGCGCAGAAGAAGGGCGGCGCCTTCCTCGTGGGCTTCGCCGCCGAGACCAACGACGTTCGCGCGCACGCCGCCGACAAGCTCCGCGCCAAGGGCATCGATCTCCTCGTCGCCAACGACGTCAGCCAGCACGGCATCGGCTTCGAGGCCGACGACAACCAGGTCCTCCTGCTGGACCGCTGGGGCGGGGCGCTCGATCTGCCGCGCATGACCAAGATCCAGGTGGCGCACGCCATCCTGGACCGCGTGCTGGCGCTGCGCGCGGCCCCGAAGCCTCGCCGCACGCCCTCTCGCTGACCACGATGGAGGATCCGCGCGCGGCCCTCGGCGAGGCGCTCGCCGCCGTCGCCGACACCCTCCGCCACCACCGCGACCTGGGCCTCAAGGAGATCGCGCTCAACCGGCCCGAGCCGCCGGACGCAGCGCAGGGGCTGGCCGCGCAGGAAAAAGCGCTCCAGGGCTGCCCGCGGTGCAAGCTTTCGCAGAGCCGCTCGACGATCGTCTTCGGCTCGGGCAACCCGAATGCGCGGCTGGTGGTGATCGGGGAGGGGCCGGGCGAGGATGAAGACAAGCAGGGCAAGCCCTTCGTCGGCCGCGCGGGCCAGCTCCTGACCAAGATGCTCGCCTCGGTCCACTTCGACCGCGAGCGCGACTGCTACATCTGCAACGTCGTCAAGTGCCACCCCGAGAAGAACCGCAACCCCGAGCCCGACGAGGTCTCGGCCTGCAACCCATTCCTGCTGGCGCAGCTCGACATGATCCAGCCGGCCGTGATCCTGGCCCTCGGCAACTTCGCCGCGCAGACGCTCCTCGGCACCAAGGAAGGCATTACCAAGCTCCGCGGCCGCGCCTATTTCTACCGCGACATCGTGCTGGTGCCGACCTTCCACCCGGCCTTCCTCCTGCGCAACCCGGGAGACCAGTACAAGCGCATGGCCTGGGACGACCTCAAGCTCGCCC
This genomic stretch from Candidatus Methylomirabilota bacterium harbors:
- the rpoZ gene encoding DNA-directed RNA polymerase subunit omega is translated as MAFPSLEQSLNKVSNRYLLVVLAAKRARQLNRGAAAQVETKHKKPTCTALEEIAEAKISYRVREEDAPKE
- the gmk gene encoding guanylate kinase; translated protein: MKRRGALVVVSAPSGAGKTTLCHEVRRLVPDLFYSVSHTTRLPRPGEVNGTDFHFVSEAEFLDMRDRDEFAEWAEVHSNYYGTPVKALEGALSHGLDVLLDIDTHGARQLRQRYPEAVSIFIMAPSMKELEARLRERNSDAPVEIARRLTRAREEISAWRQYDYLVINRDVKEAVDQLATVIQAERWRTSRLTLKFPDVEVPE
- a CDS encoding uracil-DNA glycosylase encodes the protein MEDPRAALGEALAAVADTLRHHRDLGLKEIALNRPEPPDAAQGLAAQEKALQGCPRCKLSQSRSTIVFGSGNPNARLVVIGEGPGEDEDKQGKPFVGRAGQLLTKMLASVHFDRERDCYICNVVKCHPEKNRNPEPDEVSACNPFLLAQLDMIQPAVILALGNFAAQTLLGTKEGITKLRGRAYFYRDIVLVPTFHPAFLLRNPGDQYKRMAWDDLKLARREWERLTTPSPQPSPLRPLP
- the coaBC gene encoding bifunctional phosphopantothenoylcysteine decarboxylase/phosphopantothenate--cysteine ligase CoaBC, which codes for MTLAGKQVILGITGSIAAYKAVLLLRELTARGAEVSVVMTAGAEHFVAPLTFRTLSGRPVLSNLFDPQSDDAVEHVALAERAHAFVVAPATANVLAKAAHGIADDFLTTLLLAARCPVLMAPAMDGGMWDHAAVQANVATLRERGVSVLEPEAGALASGWSGRGRLPEIETIVEEVERLLTPVRDLRGERVLVTSGPTREPIDPVRYLSNRSSGKMGHAVAAAALRRGAEVVLISGPTALKPPAGAVYVPVQTAEEMREAALQHLGTATVVIKAAAVADYRVERPSATKIKSGGKRDGWSLDLVPNPDILKELAQKKGGAFLVGFAAETNDVRAHAADKLRAKGIDLLVANDVSQHGIGFEADDNQVLLLDRWGGALDLPRMTKIQVAHAILDRVLALRAAPKPRRTPSR